GGGATAGAGGCTACAGGGACCGCAGCAGATATGTAAAAGAACAAAGTCTTTCATTTCTGAAGTTTCAAACCAATTTCAGCAAGTCTTTTTCCAAAGGCACGAAGAATAGCCTTTTCATCCTCATCAAGTTCTCTTAAATTATCAGGACCTGCCACATGCCCTGGACCATAAGGTGAGCCTCCTCCTTTTGTAGTAAAAAGATTTTGAACCGAATAGGGGACACCAACAAAAATCATTCCCAAATGAAGAAGGGCGGGAAGAAGAGAAAAAATGGTCATTTCCTGACCACCATGAAGGGTTGCTGTGGAGACAAAGATTCCAGCTGGTTTTCCTTCAAGAGCCCTTTCTTGCCAGAGAGGTGAAAGCTTATCAATCTGATTCTTTAATTGAGCTGAAACCACACCAAAACGGGTTGGTGTGCCAAAGGCTATAGCCCCTGCAGAGCGAAAATCATCAAGGGTGACAAGAGGAACATCCTTCTGCAGCTCCCTTCCTCGCTTCATATCCTCTCGTGATTCTATAATTTCTTGGGGGATGAGTTCAGGAACTGTGCGAACAACAGGTTCTACCCCTGGAACCTCTTCTACTCCCTTAGCAACCTCAAGGGCCATTTTGTAAGT
This window of the Caldimicrobium thiodismutans genome carries:
- the wrbA gene encoding NAD(P)H:quinone oxidoreductase, coding for MKVLIVYYSTYGNTYKMALEVAKGVEEVPGVEPVVRTVPELIPQEIIESREDMKRGRELQKDVPLVTLDDFRSAGAIAFGTPTRFGVVSAQLKNQIDKLSPLWQERALEGKPAGIFVSTATLHGGQEMTIFSLLPALLHLGMIFVGVPYSVQNLFTTKGGGSPYGPGHVAGPDNLRELDEDEKAILRAFGKRLAEIGLKLQK